Proteins encoded by one window of Tunturibacter psychrotolerans:
- a CDS encoding beta strand repeat-containing protein — MALRKFYGALLACVLAFLVVGCSGGSSSNPPSGPISVSFLTAPPSSLATGATTGLVAQVTNDSTGAGVSWTVSCGGSSCGSISPSSTGNGQTTTYTAPSTVPSPATVTITATSVADNTKSAPATVTITSSGAAISVAFASQPPSSLAINATTSIAAIVTNDSKNAGVTWTVTCGSTSCGSFNPTTTASNAATTYTAPSTVPSPATVTVTATSVTDKTKSASATVTITSSSTSVLADGNYVLHVSGQDLNGPYFLVAAFNVKSGAITGGEQDFSDPNIGSSDALVPAQSSIISTGSGNNIQIVLATANTQIGVNGMETIHGTFVSNTRMLISEFDAAAAATGSLDLQTTAATPSGGFAFSMNGNDDSSDNNQISFGGVLNFTGATLSTSNSVFDIADADGTVLTQQTFSSGSVSAPDAYGRVTVNLTPSTASNVPTIALSAYIVDGHTIQIIESQGDGLNADMGGTALAQGSNANNFSTASVSGSTYVDGSIGSDSVGSLILGGSFVFGAGNTASGQLAFNDLENVTPNSFSGANYQVSSTGRVAITNVIPSNLSNITLTFIMYLDGSGNAMIMGVDGVQQTSGSAYQQTATPTYQGNYALAVQGSLYGPVLNNGEVITLPYGAAGPVAINSNAITGFTDYTSQDANPPNFSPFDTYSNATLSGQVNSPSTGNLSVTGLNSYTTGQAGQFGYYPIDSNRLLAIELDENAQGLLVMESSVQPQQ; from the coding sequence ATGGCTTTGCGCAAATTCTACGGAGCCCTATTGGCGTGCGTTCTCGCCTTCCTGGTAGTTGGGTGCAGCGGTGGTTCCAGCTCGAACCCGCCCAGCGGTCCCATCTCAGTCTCGTTCCTCACCGCGCCCCCCAGCTCGCTGGCCACAGGCGCCACCACAGGTCTCGTAGCTCAGGTCACCAACGACAGCACGGGCGCTGGCGTCTCCTGGACGGTAAGCTGCGGCGGTTCCTCCTGCGGTTCCATCTCGCCCTCATCTACCGGCAACGGTCAGACCACGACCTACACCGCACCCTCCACCGTTCCCTCACCCGCAACGGTAACCATCACCGCGACCTCCGTCGCCGACAACACCAAGTCTGCCCCCGCAACCGTGACGATCACCTCCTCCGGCGCGGCCATCAGCGTAGCGTTCGCCTCGCAGCCTCCATCATCGCTCGCGATCAATGCAACCACCAGCATCGCCGCTATCGTGACCAACGACTCGAAGAACGCCGGCGTGACCTGGACCGTGACCTGCGGCAGCACCTCGTGCGGCAGCTTCAACCCCACCACCACCGCGAGCAACGCGGCCACCACCTACACGGCCCCCAGCACCGTTCCTTCACCCGCGACCGTCACCGTGACCGCAACCTCCGTTACAGATAAAACCAAGTCGGCCTCGGCGACCGTCACCATCACCAGCAGCTCCACGTCCGTCCTCGCCGACGGCAACTACGTTCTCCATGTGTCCGGGCAGGACCTCAACGGCCCCTACTTCCTCGTTGCTGCCTTCAACGTCAAAAGCGGCGCCATCACTGGCGGTGAGCAGGACTTCTCCGATCCCAACATCGGCTCGAGCGATGCACTCGTTCCCGCACAGTCAAGCATTATCTCGACCGGAAGCGGAAACAACATCCAGATTGTTCTCGCCACCGCCAATACACAGATCGGCGTCAATGGCATGGAGACGATTCACGGCACCTTCGTCTCGAACACCAGAATGCTGATCTCCGAGTTCGACGCGGCTGCCGCTGCAACCGGCTCTCTCGATCTGCAAACCACCGCAGCCACACCCTCCGGCGGATTCGCCTTCTCGATGAACGGCAACGACGACTCCTCCGACAACAATCAGATATCCTTCGGCGGTGTTCTCAACTTCACCGGCGCCACTCTCTCCACATCGAACAGCGTCTTCGATATTGCCGACGCAGACGGCACCGTTCTCACCCAGCAGACCTTCTCCTCCGGATCCGTCAGCGCTCCTGACGCCTACGGACGAGTCACTGTCAACCTTACTCCGAGCACGGCTTCGAACGTGCCAACCATCGCCCTGAGCGCGTACATCGTCGATGGTCACACCATCCAGATCATCGAAAGTCAGGGAGACGGTCTAAACGCCGATATGGGCGGCACGGCCCTGGCTCAGGGCAGCAACGCCAACAACTTCAGCACCGCCTCCGTCTCCGGATCCACTTACGTGGACGGCAGCATCGGATCGGACTCAGTCGGCTCCCTGATTCTCGGCGGCTCCTTCGTCTTCGGCGCAGGCAACACAGCCTCAGGACAACTCGCCTTCAACGATCTTGAGAACGTCACGCCCAATAGCTTCTCGGGTGCGAACTATCAGGTCAGCTCCACAGGACGCGTCGCCATCACCAATGTAATCCCTTCGAATCTCTCGAACATCACCTTGACCTTCATCATGTATCTCGACGGTAGCGGTAACGCAATGATCATGGGCGTCGACGGTGTGCAGCAAACCAGCGGATCGGCCTATCAACAGACAGCGACCCCAACCTACCAGGGGAACTATGCTCTCGCAGTGCAGGGCTCCCTCTACGGACCGGTGCTCAATAATGGCGAGGTCATCACCCTTCCTTACGGCGCCGCCGGTCCTGTGGCAATCAATTCCAACGCCATCACCGGTTTCACCGACTACACGTCGCAGGATGCAAATCCACCTAACTTCTCGCCGTTCGACACCTACAGCAACGCAACCCTCTCCGGTCAGGTCAACAGCCCGTCCACCGGCAACCTCAGCGTGACAGGCCTCAACTCCTATACCACAGGACAGGCTGGTCAGTTCGGCTACTACCCCATCGACTCGAACAGGCTTCTCGCCATCGAACTTGATGAAAACGCACAGGGCCTTCTCGTCATGGAAAGCTCCGTCCAACCCCAGCAGTAG
- a CDS encoding ligand-binding sensor domain-containing protein, translating into MSAPPHNHRIFRLSVTLLSFAILTGVALATQYRMKTWTVEDGLPQNVIRGIAQTEDGYLWVATLNGLARFDGVRFTVFNKGNTPGINSNRFGSMVKDNNGDLWLTLESGSLTRYHKGTFHTYGPEDGIPEDTIRGTALDKYGNLWVLSQNSILKWKSKSSEFVDQTPAEVKVGYQPLRWENTGFWAKQASTLYIFAEGKLVEYPLPAWLSRNAIWDVGIDGGRNIWIETYDGKQCFIQAGKTEIQTVNPKAPLAITYRDAHGNLWTAHVGQHLVLSLDLVSSGKPTTIEYTRFLEDKEGNVWVGTEGDGVHQLREQVIHVYSKAEGIIDQDIFPVYQEPSGAIWLGAWSSGLSRFQDGKFTNYTTENGLPGRLVSALGGDREGNLWVGTHGGLAVFRNGEFHKPDVPLPVDSTVLAIFEDKGGTLWLGTTNGLVAYRNGPAKTLTQQDGLASNDVRVIIQSASGDIWAGGYGGLTRIHDGQFTHWTERDGLPGNSIRALYEDHDGVLWIGGYDGGLGRYKDGKFVRYTQRNGLFDDGVFQILEDKRENLWMSSNRGIYRIAKQDLNEFADGKRSSINSVAYGKVDGMLNVECNGGMWPAGIKAQDGTLWFPTQDGAAVVDPDLVSTNPHPPPVVIETALVDHLPVPLNGGLQIPPDKQNLEIEYTALSFIRSDQIRFRYQMEGLDSNWIDAGSRRTAYYTHLPPGSYTFHVIADNSDGIWNTNGQSMEITILAPFYLRWWFIALEVLAAAALVSLILYYRISRLQQAQAAQHIFSRQLISSQESERQRIAAELHDSLGQRLIIISNLAQLSLRAQAKGSAAIAETVQEIGAEAALAIQETREISYNLRPLQLDRLGLTKAVETLIRTVSSASGIKINATVDNIDDAVPDALRINFYRIVQESLNNVMKHSGASEAEVTVLRDVEHLVLSVRDNGIGFSAGSRSEGSGNGFGLTGMEERARSLGGSFRIRSTANHGTVMTVEIPLAGKGSK; encoded by the coding sequence ATGTCTGCGCCCCCGCATAATCATCGGATCTTTCGACTCAGCGTCACATTGCTGTCGTTCGCGATTCTGACCGGGGTAGCACTCGCAACGCAATACCGCATGAAGACCTGGACGGTGGAAGACGGCCTTCCTCAAAATGTAATCCGAGGCATCGCACAGACCGAGGACGGCTATCTCTGGGTCGCCACGCTCAACGGCCTCGCACGTTTCGATGGCGTCCGCTTCACCGTATTCAACAAAGGCAACACGCCCGGCATCAACTCGAATCGTTTTGGCTCGATGGTTAAAGATAATAACGGCGATCTTTGGCTTACTCTCGAAAGCGGCTCACTCACTCGATACCACAAGGGCACCTTCCACACCTATGGCCCGGAAGATGGTATCCCTGAAGACACAATTCGAGGAACAGCCTTAGACAAATATGGCAACCTATGGGTTCTGTCTCAAAACTCCATCCTGAAGTGGAAGAGCAAATCATCAGAGTTCGTCGACCAGACCCCAGCCGAAGTCAAAGTCGGTTATCAACCGCTTCGATGGGAGAACACAGGCTTCTGGGCCAAGCAAGCCTCCACGCTCTACATCTTCGCCGAGGGCAAACTCGTCGAATACCCTTTGCCGGCATGGCTTTCGCGCAACGCCATATGGGACGTCGGTATCGACGGTGGCAGAAATATCTGGATTGAAACCTATGACGGCAAACAATGCTTCATCCAAGCAGGAAAGACCGAGATACAGACAGTCAATCCGAAAGCCCCTCTCGCAATCACCTATCGCGACGCCCACGGAAACCTCTGGACCGCGCACGTTGGCCAGCACCTCGTGCTCTCGCTCGACTTGGTCTCCTCGGGAAAGCCAACTACGATCGAATACACTCGCTTCCTCGAAGATAAAGAGGGCAATGTCTGGGTTGGAACCGAAGGCGACGGCGTGCATCAACTGCGCGAGCAGGTAATCCATGTCTACAGCAAAGCTGAGGGCATCATCGATCAGGACATCTTCCCCGTCTACCAAGAGCCCTCCGGAGCCATCTGGCTGGGAGCCTGGTCCTCTGGTCTAAGTCGCTTTCAGGACGGAAAATTTACCAACTATACCACCGAAAACGGTCTTCCCGGACGGCTCGTAAGCGCCCTCGGCGGCGATCGCGAAGGAAACCTGTGGGTCGGAACGCACGGTGGCCTCGCGGTCTTTCGCAACGGAGAGTTTCACAAACCGGATGTGCCTCTTCCCGTCGATTCAACCGTCCTCGCGATTTTCGAAGACAAAGGAGGCACTCTCTGGCTGGGAACTACAAATGGCCTGGTGGCTTATCGCAACGGCCCTGCCAAAACCCTGACGCAGCAAGATGGGCTGGCTTCAAACGACGTGCGCGTCATTATTCAGAGTGCCTCCGGAGACATTTGGGCAGGCGGTTACGGTGGCCTCACTCGCATTCACGATGGCCAGTTCACGCATTGGACGGAGCGCGATGGCCTGCCCGGCAACAGCATCCGCGCCCTTTATGAAGATCACGACGGTGTCCTCTGGATCGGCGGCTACGACGGTGGGCTTGGCCGATACAAGGATGGAAAGTTCGTGCGCTACACCCAGCGCAACGGCCTCTTCGACGACGGCGTCTTTCAGATCCTCGAAGACAAAAGAGAAAATCTCTGGATGAGCAGCAATCGCGGAATCTATCGAATCGCCAAACAGGATCTGAACGAATTTGCCGACGGAAAACGTTCGTCGATCAACTCCGTCGCCTATGGAAAAGTCGATGGCATGTTGAACGTGGAATGCAACGGCGGCATGTGGCCGGCTGGCATCAAAGCCCAGGACGGCACCCTTTGGTTTCCCACACAGGACGGCGCAGCCGTCGTCGATCCGGATCTCGTCAGTACCAATCCCCATCCGCCACCCGTTGTCATCGAAACCGCATTGGTGGACCATCTTCCCGTTCCGCTCAACGGCGGGCTTCAGATTCCCCCAGACAAGCAGAATCTCGAGATCGAATACACCGCGCTCAGCTTTATCCGTTCCGATCAGATTCGTTTCCGCTATCAGATGGAGGGACTCGATTCCAATTGGATCGACGCCGGCTCCCGGCGCACCGCGTATTACACGCACCTGCCCCCAGGCTCCTATACCTTCCACGTCATCGCCGATAACAGCGACGGCATCTGGAACACGAACGGGCAAAGCATGGAGATCACCATTCTCGCTCCTTTCTATCTCCGATGGTGGTTCATTGCACTCGAAGTTCTGGCTGCGGCGGCCCTGGTCAGCCTCATACTCTACTACCGAATCTCCCGGCTGCAACAGGCCCAGGCCGCGCAGCACATCTTCTCCCGCCAGCTCATCTCATCTCAGGAGAGCGAACGTCAGCGCATCGCCGCCGAGCTTCACGACAGCCTCGGACAGCGCCTGATCATCATCAGCAATCTTGCCCAGTTGAGCTTGCGAGCTCAGGCAAAAGGCTCAGCCGCCATCGCCGAAACCGTGCAGGAGATCGGCGCTGAAGCCGCGCTCGCAATTCAGGAGACACGCGAAATCTCGTACAATCTGCGCCCGCTCCAACTTGACCGGCTAGGACTCACAAAAGCGGTGGAAACACTAATTCGTACCGTCTCCTCCGCCTCCGGAATCAAAATCAATGCCACCGTCGACAACATCGACGACGCTGTCCCGGACGCGCTGCGCATCAACTTCTATCGCATCGTTCAGGAGTCGCTCAATAACGTGATGAAACACTCCGGCGCATCCGAAGCCGAGGTCACCGTCCTTCGCGACGTCGAACATCTCGTCTTGTCCGTACGCGATAATGGAATCGGCTTCAGTGCCGGAAGCCGATCCGAAGGAAGCGGGAACGGCTTCGGACTCACCGGCATGGAGGAGCGAGCTAGATCTCTCGGTGGCAGTTTTCGCATCCGTTCAACAGCAAATCACGGAACGGTGATGACCGTCGAAATCCCGCTCGCCGGGAAAGGATCGAAGTAG
- a CDS encoding response regulator transcription factor: MNILIVEDNPAVRKLIRRAISYLATEVNECEDGADALSAYATHQPDIVFMDIRMGRMDGLCATREILKSYPQAFIVIVTDYDQEDLRHAAFAAGAKGYALKDNLLSLEAFIIQRDLEDKDSSNGKTE; the protein is encoded by the coding sequence GTGAACATTCTCATCGTTGAAGACAATCCTGCAGTCCGCAAGCTCATACGACGAGCGATCTCCTATCTCGCCACCGAAGTTAACGAATGCGAAGACGGAGCCGATGCCTTGAGCGCTTATGCGACGCATCAACCCGACATTGTCTTCATGGACATTCGCATGGGGCGAATGGACGGCCTGTGTGCAACAAGAGAAATTCTGAAATCATATCCGCAGGCATTCATCGTCATCGTCACCGACTACGATCAGGAAGACCTCAGACACGCTGCATTCGCCGCAGGCGCAAAAGGCTACGCCCTCAAAGACAACCTGCTCTCCCTCGAAGCATTCATCATCCAGAGAGATCTGGAAGATAAAGATTCTTCAAATGGCAAAACGGAATAG
- a CDS encoding response regulator transcription factor: MDAKVRIVLSDDHPVVRKGLKLSIEEDESFDVIGEAGDGEAAWSLVQKLDPDLALLDVEMPKMSGLEVAGKIREAGLRTRIIFLSFHKDEDILRAALKAGGNGYLLKDSAIQEIPAAIRAVLAGEQYLSTAIALQLLQSKQEPREPLLANLTPAEQRILSLISEGLSSKEIGAELSIHYRTVENHRTNICRKLNIEGANALLRFAVQNKRIIAG, from the coding sequence ATGGACGCGAAGGTGCGTATTGTCCTCTCGGACGATCATCCCGTAGTCCGCAAAGGTTTGAAGCTCAGTATCGAGGAAGATGAGTCATTCGACGTCATCGGCGAGGCTGGTGACGGGGAGGCGGCGTGGAGTCTGGTCCAAAAGCTCGATCCGGACCTGGCGCTTCTCGACGTGGAGATGCCGAAGATGAGCGGGCTTGAGGTTGCAGGCAAGATTCGAGAGGCCGGACTCAGGACGCGCATCATCTTTCTTTCGTTTCATAAAGACGAGGACATTCTGCGGGCTGCTCTGAAGGCGGGCGGCAATGGTTATCTGCTCAAAGACAGTGCGATCCAGGAGATTCCTGCGGCGATTCGCGCTGTTCTTGCTGGCGAACAGTATCTCAGCACTGCCATCGCGCTACAGCTTTTGCAGTCTAAGCAGGAGCCGCGTGAGCCGTTGCTGGCAAATTTGACACCTGCGGAACAGCGAATTCTCAGCCTGATTTCGGAGGGGTTGTCGAGTAAAGAGATCGGGGCGGAGCTTTCAATTCACTATCGCACCGTTGAGAATCACAGAACGAACATCTGCCGAAAATTGAATATTGAAGGCGCCAATGCTCTACTGCGCTTTGCGGTTCAAAATAAGCGCATCATCGCGGGTTGA
- a CDS encoding sigma-70 family RNA polymerase sigma factor, which translates to MVQEPDVTALLIEAANGNQAAQEKLVPLVYDQLKRLASGYMRRERSGHTLQTTALVHEAYLKLVGQHSPHWQNRAQFYGTAAQLMRRILIDHARRHLREKRGGTQVILPLEEALAFTPEHSEDLLRLDEALDRLSKLDPRQSRIVELRFFGGLSVEETSSFLNVSPITVKRDWAVAKVWLYGELRPDNGNDGKTVGTR; encoded by the coding sequence GTGGTCCAGGAACCCGACGTGACGGCCCTTCTAATCGAAGCAGCGAACGGGAACCAGGCCGCTCAGGAAAAGCTTGTTCCTTTGGTCTATGACCAGCTTAAAAGGCTGGCCAGCGGGTACATGCGGCGCGAGCGGTCGGGGCATACCCTGCAGACCACAGCTCTGGTTCATGAAGCTTATCTCAAACTGGTTGGCCAGCATTCTCCCCACTGGCAGAACCGCGCCCAGTTCTATGGGACTGCTGCCCAACTGATGAGGCGCATTCTGATCGACCATGCCCGCCGCCACCTGCGGGAGAAACGTGGCGGAACCCAAGTGATCCTGCCCCTGGAAGAAGCATTGGCTTTTACCCCGGAACATTCCGAAGATTTATTGAGATTGGACGAAGCTCTCGACCGTCTATCGAAGCTCGATCCGCGCCAAAGCCGCATCGTTGAATTGCGCTTCTTTGGAGGCCTGAGTGTCGAGGAAACCTCCAGCTTTCTGAACGTCTCCCCGATCACGGTCAAGCGGGATTGGGCTGTAGCGAAGGTCTGGCTGTACGGCGAATTGAGGCCTGACAATGGGAATGACGGCAAAACAGTGGGAACTCGTTAA